ATTTTATCATCTCAGGCGATACGCTCTGTTACTAACCACTAAAAGCTTCAGTTCTTCACAAGACTTCATGTATACCGTTTGCCATCTATCAAACCGTACTAGTGGTCTAGTATTTCTTGATGCATGTTATATGCCattgaaacaaaaccttttagTTTAACATTGTGTAATAAGGTCTTTTCATACAGGTGCATTACTGATAATTCTTTTATTCTTATGGAGGTATTTACATATACAACTTTTAGCTTAAAGATGCAGCAGCCAGTTTTGTATTGCACTCTTACTTGTTTTACCATGTGAATGGTAGTAATTGAGTGTTGCTTTAGAAATTGTAACACCTTTTTCATTCCAAATGGTTCCATCTCCTAAAGGTGGGCTGTAGGAATTCTGGAAGGAAATATAAATCACCTCTCAAAGTAGAGCACAAGCAAATGAAGGTCATCATGTCATAcatgtttcatttttcttcatATTGTTATGGTTTCTGCTATTAAAAGCTGCCCTTcatctggccttagaatctgttcTTGCTTTAGATGTAAGGACTTCTAAAACCATCTTTAACAATGTTTAAGGTTCAGTGCAGGCTCCGTGGAagtcctctggaacttctcaAGGTCTCAATAAAATCTGTTCAGCTTTTCAGTCTTTATCTTATTGCTTTAAATGAAACTAAAGTGACTGGTGTCAAAACACTCAGTAAACAGGACAAATCCAGAGTTCAGATGTCCCTAGTATTTTTCCTTTCTAGCCAACCACCTGTTCTGTTGTATGGCACAATGGACCTCCATTAGAGATAGGATTTGCTGGTTTAGTGAACAACTGGATTAGATAGTGAGAGGCTTTTAAAAAGTACCTGTGGGTTAGTTGGTTATATGGACTGCCCAGCAATCTGTGAGCTAGTGGAATATTCTTGTTTTCATAATTCCTTTCGAGCCACATCCCAGTGAAGGCTAGCACCAAAATTTGCTACCAGTATACAGCCTTTTAGAGTATTGCAACTCTAGAATACCTTCAGTGCATTATATATATAGAAAAAGATGGATGTGAAGGGAACATATGGGCTGAATTCTTTGTTGCCATACTTGAATTGCCCCATGGGCTTAGGTTTCCTTTCCCTCCAGACAGTGattcttcttttcttattttcccaGCCTTCAAATCTAGATCATTGCCATGTTGATAAATTCTTGTTTATTTCAAGGGTCTTTTCCAAGTACTGTTAATGAGCCCTGAGTTGTAATTCTTCACTTCTTTATACCAGTTTACAGAAACAATTTCCAAAGAAACCACGTTGGTTACTGGAGAAAAATGAGGTCATGAATGTTGCTGATAGTCAATAGTGAAAGTGTGTGCATAATAAGTTTCAAGATAATCAATGTCTTTGTATTTTTCAGATGCTAGTATGTATGCCCATTATCTTTTCAATGCGTTTGACACTGCACAAACTGGATCAGTGAAGTTTGAGGTAACTAACTTGCATCATATTTTGGTCATCTTTCTCAGACCATCTTAGTGATTTTTCATCTTCCACATCCTCTCTTCACTATGAACTATTAGTATTTTCTGGATAAATTGTTGGAGTCTTTAGACAAAAATCAAGCAGATCTTTTCTGTAGGTGGCGTTGCATTTTCTCTTTACCTAAGGACCTCATGTTTAATGTTATCAGCACCACAGGAAAAGTTAGTTGTCGAAGGTGGAGAAGAGAGAGCAATGGAGAGATTTGACAGCAGAATCAGTGGGAGAGGgacaaggggggggaggaggatacAGAGTGGTAGATGTCAGTGACATGGAAGGAACAGAAGGGCTGTGATACTTATGACTTGGATAGCGGTTGAGGCTACTGCTGAACATGCAGATGTAGGTTAGAATGAGATTTATTGTCTTCtggattccttttttaaaaataagcttattTGTATAACTGACTAATTGAGTAGCCATCTTCAGGCCCCTGGCTGCTGAAGGAGAAAATATCCATTCATTAACCAAAAGTTGGTTTGGTGTTCCAGCTACAAAATTCTATTATTAAAATTCACCCTTCTATGTATACAAGCATTTGTGGTACATGGGCATGAAGTAATAGATGTAAGCAGGAAGGACTTACGAGTTTGGAGCACGGTTCATTGTGTGTCCCAGCATAAAGCCGTACTCTTCTACCATATGACCAAGAATATTAGTATGTTCTAGAAGGGGCAGAAATGTGTTGTtccattgtgtgtgtggtggaaaAGGTACCACATGAGTAGAGTGGTTCTCTATGACAACACCTGTGCGGATGTGAGGTGAACTATATAACGTTACCTATCAAGTTATTCATATGGCAAAAATTATATGAATATTGGAGTTATCCTCTGAGCATGTCCATTATGAATTAGATGTTTTTAGAGACCTAAATAAACTCAGACCAAAGTAAATGCTTAGATAATTAATGATACACCTTCTCTATCTTTAATGCTTATTAGTTTGTCCCCATTATTGAGCTTTTCCGAAAGCTCAGCAAATCCTAATTCCTCCCTGAGCCCAAGGAGTGAAGTTTCTTATGGGCTGCTGCTGTAATGCCAAGCCCTGTGGGGGGTCATGGCCAGAGGGcattgaacctgggatctctagAACTTAAAGCATGAGCCTGTGCTGCCTGAGCTAAAAAGAACTTTTTCTGTTAGTCAAGGCTGTAGCAATCTGATCAACCTCTTTATGTGGCCCAGCGGCtactggagggtgggagggagggagaacaaaGCCCTTATACATTTAGTGGAAAGAGTTTTATGGGACAATATTCTCCAAACAGGAAGTAAAGACGTTTTAagaagttactttttttttaaaaggcttaaaataaattatttcttctTCATTGAACCAGGGTTTTGTGATGGCACTATCAACTTTGTTGAGAGGAACAGTTCATGAAAAGCTAAGATGGACATTTAATCTTTATGACATAAATAAAGATGGATATATAAACAAGGAGGTAAGGCATTTTATGGCTTTGACATCTGTTTAATTTCTAAAAGGACTGACTGGCTCATGTTGCACCGCATAATTCATGTTTCATGCAGCAAATTAAGTGCTAGTCAGCACTGGATTTGagcatttccttttattagtaTTCAAGAAAAAGTGCATGGTTACTTTCTATGCATAATTGTAGAGTCTATATTTTTCCTATGTTGTGATGTGTTTTACAAAAAGTTATTTAGACAGGAGCAAATTCTGCATTCATAAAGGTATCTATTGATTCACAAAGGTAACTCTTGGGATAGGTATCAAATTACTGGTATGAGAGTGACTATGCTAATGCCTGTAAGTCCCTGAGCATGCCTAGTGTTAGCTAGAGATTTTCTGAAGCCTTGATATACTAAGAAAAAACGGAGTGTTTGCCCGTTCTGTAAAAAGCACAGTGCCTTCTCTCCCCACAAGCTTGACCCCCGAATGATTTACTAGATCTACAACAAAATATTCTCTGGAGAATGTGCATTGAACAGTGCTGCTGAATTCTTCCATTTGATGCATGTACGCTGTTTATAATGGCAGTCATATATATGCAGAATTGAAGAAGGGTGGTTTAATGGCTAAAGCATACAAGTGGGAGTCAATAGACCTAGGTTTTATGCTTGGCTTTGCTTCAAGCTTCCTGGATAACTTTAGGCAATTCAAGGTAGATTGCAGTTTTTAGAAGGGccttaatggatttttttacaccTAGAAAATATAGACAGAAATAATGTCACTTAGATATTTATTGACCTGAATGTGTGGGCACAATCAAATGATTAGTCATCCAGGTCACATTAGTTTACACAACCGCTTGCAGGTACAAAACCAGAGAGCAGGTTAGTAACATCTGTTTCTTAATTTTTCTCTTCTTCAATTTCCTTATTTGAATATTGAGGCTGATACTGTTGGGGCAGCTGCCACCAGATGGTGCTGTTACACGAAGtctttcacatttttctttgtgCAAGTAAGCTTTTAATCTTGGTCTTGAGGTTTCTTTCTCCTGGTAAAGTACCTttgggggagctgtgggaagcagcagcatgttttgCTCTTGTCTCAATCTCCTTAACTAGTCAACTTCTGGAAGTCAGGCATTGAGGTTTGGCTGATATCCCTGAAAGAGGTATTTGCCTACATGCTGTTTGTGAGCGCActtgttccaggactggtgtcgatagtgtataaataaaataagttacaCTAAAAATATATCCAGATTCCATGTTACTAATTCTTCCTCCAATAGAAAGGTGATATACAAGGCCTTGACAGCTGCTGTCACTCTGAGGGGTGACAATGCTTACTTCTTCAATGTTTTGTGGGCTTAATCAAATCAACCAGATTATGCCACATTGTTGCACCAAATTTATTTCAGTAGGACAGCCCACAGAATATAGTACTACTTAATGTAAAGGTGGCAAATTCTAGCTCTTAATATCTAATGAAAGACTTTGACATCCTTGGATTTCAAATCTTTGGCACTAGGGAACTGCAAAGCGGAAAGACAGACTTGGCTCGTAGACTGTATCAGAGGGAGGAGGTTAATGATGTCTATagtgtataaataaaataagttacaCTAAAAATATAGCCAGACTCCACGTTACTGATTCCTCCTCCAATAGAAAGGTGATATACAGGGCCTTGACATCTGCTGTTACTCTCAGCTGGAAACTGAACTAGTTATTTACATCTGTTCACACCAAAGTGAGGACCCTTGTCAAATTATTCTTTGTTTTCCCTATCACCAAAAGAAGACAGTCTAAATTATTTTGATGCATCTCTGTCAATGAAAGTTAAGCAAGCAAATAATGTAATGGCTTTACTGCAGCATGGTTGGATTTATAGGTATGAAGACCAAAACAAATGGGATGGGATGCATCTGCACGCTATTTGCACAATCTCATTTTCAGAGTAGGATGATCAAACACATGATGAGCCTAAAACTAGCTGGAAGTGGTTGCATCTACTGAAATAAAAGTCCTCCTTCCAGCCCTTTGCTTCTTTCTGAGTGTTAGTTTGGTTTGGAAGTATTTGTAGTCAAGCAGCAACCCAACCCGCTCCTGgttttttgattatttttgccTTTGCACATCCAGGTTATAATAAAGAAGATTATCCCAAGCTTAATCTTGATCATTTTCTTCAAAGTAACCTGAACTTTTCCTTTAATCAAGTCTTTATTAGAGAAGATTTGTCACATTTGATAGTGGttcataaacaaagaaaaatcctttCCCCAGCTCAAAAGAGCTTCATCCAAATATTCTATTCTCAAACTTTGGGAATGTGGGTTATAACAGAAAAATACaagtattcaaaaagaaaagaaaaaacaagggcCTAGCTCAGATTCCACCGCTGGCCAGTTCTTCAGCTGCCAGTCCCAGCAAATTGCCTCATCTAAATCTGTCCCCTCTCTGACTGCCAAGGTGCTGTTTATATAGAGTGCTCTGATTTAACTCTGAACTTCTGGTTGTGCCTTCAGCCACTTGGCCACCTCATTAACCCCAGCTTCAACCTGCAGGACAGATGAGCAATTAGTTAATTCATTTGGTATCAGTCCTAAGATAAGGCCTGTGCACCTGCCTAATGTCCTCCTAATTTAACATGATGGCATGTTAAACTTCCCTTCCTTATGCATGGCTCTGGCAGCTAAATGCAAGTTAATGATCATGCAACTGAAAAACTGTGGTTTAACACAGGTATCCTGCCAAAATTGCCGCTCTCAGACACAGATCTGCTGTCCAAGAGTGTATAAGATTCTGAACAGGTATTCCCTGCTCCTTTTGCCTACTGGAAGCCCTACTTTGAAATATGTTCACCTTAATGTGTCCAAATGTTGTATAAAGGCATATATGCAAGTAAGACCAAACCTCAGCATCCAAAAGGTTTCAGGAAGGCCCATATTCGACACTAGGTTCTGAAAGACTGCCACTAGCTAATTTCCTACTCTTTGTGCTGTGCTCACTGGCAGTCTCTGCCCACCCTCCTTTTACTGTGCTGTCGTCCAGTGTTTTGGCTGGTCTGTGATCAGTTTTGAGCTCTTTCTGAGAGGAATTATGTCTTGATCTATATTATCTAAAGTACTGTGTTCATCTGTGGTGTACAAAAATGCTTAGCAATAATAAGTGCATTGAGACAACTGAGAAAGGTGGAGTAAGATTGTAAGATGTTTGGGACAGGACTGACTGCTACTTTGTGtctgtacagttcctagcacaatggagcaccATTCTTTGTTGGTCCTTAGTCACCACCATAATAGACGTGTGGTCAAAAGACCACAAAGTCTATTGTGGGGCCAGTTCTGATCCGTCTCTCTGGGTAGTGCTGGAGCTGATTCTTCCCAATCACTGGATGAAGATTCACTGCCTTTGGGGGACTGATTTGCCCAGGAAAGTTGTACAAAAATATCACTGTGTCATAGTAATTGGGCTGAGGACTGAGCACATAGTTTGAGACTAAACACTAGCTGTAACCATTGCACTGAGTGGGGAGACTCACAAACTGAACAGTCAGCTTTCTTCATAGGCCTGAGATGGCATTTGCTGCAGTGCTCCCAAGCAAGATCTAAAGGTGTGATATTGGGGGAATTATAGTGGCCTCACAGGAGCCTTTGCAGAATGATTGACAAGTGATAGCAGAGCAAAAGAGATCCATTTGTAGACTAGCATATGTATGATGATGTCCGTGTGTATTCCAATAGAGGTTTGTGCTATCTGGAACTATAATAGAAATGCTAAGGGTAAGACCTTGGCCTAGGCCTTCCTTAATATTAGGAAGAGAGCAAAGAACTGGGCCTTAttcagtaaaagaaaataatgtatgGCTTGTTTGTATTAATTTCCCTCTTGTATGTTTGCATGTCACTACTCCAGGAAATGATGGATATAGTAAAGGCAATTTATGATATGATGGGCAAGTACACGTATCCTGTTCTCAAGGAAGATGCTCCGAGACTGCATGTAGAAGTTTTCTTCCAGGTACTTATTTGATTTCTAATGCTTTTCTCTTGCCACGTAGCTACCAGCAAAACCTAAGCAATGACACTCAATCGTTCTGAATTTCAGTGGTCTGTCTAAGTTTGGAAGGTACTGTAGTTCTATGCAAGTTATAAAATGACATGCTGCATATGCAAAAATATATCCATGTTATGAGaactaaaaatgtttctttgttttgttttgcagaaaaTGGATAAAAACAAAGATGGCGTTGTAACTTTAGATGAGTTTATTGAATCATGTCAGGAGGTAAGGACAATCGTATTGCTGCCATGAAAGCAGAGAAGATGATCTCATGCCACAAAGTTCATATCTGTTCTGCATTTTAATACACTCCAAGTCTCTGGGTGCTCAGGATCCCAGATTTCATTCGATTAGATGTTCAAGccagctgcaaaattcagctcTGGGTTCTGATCTGTGAATCTCCCTGAAGATCAGAGTGCTTGGAACCTACATGGTTTTGGTGCAAACTGGTCACTGAATACAGTCTGTTTATTTCCAGTGCTGATGGCCAGTGCTTTTATTTTCCCACGTGAATTCCTGATTCCTTGTTACCATACACAACTCTTAGGGAAGCTCACATAGCCTTTAACTTATGTAGAGAGACATTTTCAGCCtctcaaaaacagaaaaatacacaagtgggttttttttctgaataacaTTAACAGGGACTACCACAATGTCTGGGCTGTCCAAAAGAATAAAATCTGCCTAGGAAcctttcaattacaacactgaatcaTAAAACTCATTGATGTTCAAGGTCAAATGTTAAAAACAAGTGCTGTAATCAAAATGCTGATGTTTCCAAAATGAACATCTTTGGCAAATTCCATAAATTAAACTGGCTGTGGTAATTATTTACCGTTATTTTTAGTGCCTACACAAAGACCAGCATCTGCATTAACATGCAATTACCCCAATGTCTGTTTTCTTGGACTCCAGTTAACTGTGTGACTGTTTGGTCAGGGATACTTCCAGTATTTAATCTGTGCAATAAAAGCCTGTGCCTTTTATTGAGTTTAAAATAGCACTAATGATCATTTACCAAGCATCAAGCTTTCCCTAGAAACTAATCCTTGTTCTCTAATCAAAACGTTTCAATTTCTTCAGGTATTTTTGTGGGGGGCGGGGTAGAGAGGGAAGAGGGAGTTTTCAACAAAGCAATTGGGCAGATTCGCAGAATGTTTCGGTcaaccaaatctgcatttttttggtgaaaaaagtttcagatgaaaaatgtcATCCAGCTCTACTCAGGAGTGTGCAACTCATCCCTAATTATTAGATGACTAATCCAATGTCTTTTCATTTTGGTTGCTTTATTCTTGATGTCTTCTGTTTCCTTGCTTGGGTTTTGGCcccttccttcattttttttatctgtTGGTTTGTTCTCCATTTTTGGTACCAG
This genomic window from Dermochelys coriacea isolate rDerCor1 chromosome 8, rDerCor1.pri.v4, whole genome shotgun sequence contains:
- the KCNIP1 gene encoding Kv channel-interacting protein 1 isoform X6, yielding MTTVCYRPEGLEQLETQTNFTKRELQVLYRGFKNECPSGVVNEETFKQIYAQFFPHGDASMYAHYLFNAFDTAQTGSVKFEGFVMALSTLLRGTVHEKLRWTFNLYDINKDGYINKEEMMDIVKAIYDMMGKYTYPVLKEDAPRLHVEVFFQKMDKNKDGVVTLDEFIESCQEDDNIMRSLQLFENVM
- the KCNIP1 gene encoding Kv channel-interacting protein 1 isoform X3 — encoded protein: MGAVMGTFSSLQTRQRRPSKDFARWSYLSQRDKIEDELEMTTVCYRPEGLEQLETQTNFTKRELQVLYRGFKNECPSGVVNEETFKQIYAQFFPHGDASMYAHYLFNAFDTAQTGSVKFEGFVMALSTLLRGTVHEKLRWTFNLYDINKDGYINKEEMMDIVKAIYDMMGKYTYPVLKEDAPRLHVEVFFQKMDKNKDGVVTLDEFIESCQEDDNIMRSLQLFENVM
- the KCNIP1 gene encoding Kv channel-interacting protein 1 isoform X2; this translates as MNLEGLEMIVVLVIIVVFVKALEHLGLLEGSYEDKIEDELEMTTVCYRPEGLEQLETQTNFTKRELQVLYRGFKNECPSGVVNEETFKQIYAQFFPHGDASMYAHYLFNAFDTAQTGSVKFEGFVMALSTLLRGTVHEKLRWTFNLYDINKDGYINKEEMMDIVKAIYDMMGKYTYPVLKEDAPRLHVEVFFQKMDKNKDGVVTLDEFIESCQEDDNIMRSLQLFENVM
- the KCNIP1 gene encoding Kv channel-interacting protein 1 isoform X5, producing the protein MGAVMGTFSSLQTRQRRPSKDKIEDELEMTTVCYRPEGLEQLETQTNFTKRELQVLYRGFKNECPSGVVNEETFKQIYAQFFPHGDASMYAHYLFNAFDTAQTGSVKFEGFVMALSTLLRGTVHEKLRWTFNLYDINKDGYINKEEMMDIVKAIYDMMGKYTYPVLKEDAPRLHVEVFFQKMDKNKDGVVTLDEFIESCQEDDNIMRSLQLFENVM
- the KCNIP1 gene encoding Kv channel-interacting protein 1 isoform X4, whose product is MSGCSKKCKHGIVKFAQTIFKIITGTLNKDKIEDELEMTTVCYRPEGLEQLETQTNFTKRELQVLYRGFKNECPSGVVNEETFKQIYAQFFPHGDASMYAHYLFNAFDTAQTGSVKFEGFVMALSTLLRGTVHEKLRWTFNLYDINKDGYINKEEMMDIVKAIYDMMGKYTYPVLKEDAPRLHVEVFFQKMDKNKDGVVTLDEFIESCQEDDNIMRSLQLFENVM